The DNA segment GCCTACCGTGACAGCAGGCGGGCCCTGCCCCGAGGGCGGGTCCGGCGGATCAGTGCCTAACGGCGGTTCTCTTCGACGCTGTCGTTGGAAACCGACGTGTCGTTGGAAACCGACGTGTCGTTGGGGACCGATGTGTCGTCGGCGGCCTCCGGTGCGGCCTTGCTCGGCTCCCAGCCGATCCGGGTGCTGCACACCGCCACGACGAGCGCGGAGAGCGAGACGAGCGCCAGCCCCCACACGAGGCTGCTCGCATCCGCGACGAAGCCGATGACCGGCGGTCCGGCCAGCAGCCCGGTCGTGCCCATGGCGGCCACCAGAGGCAGAGTGTTCGTGCCCTCCCGCGCGGCCGCCACATAGACACAGGGGGTGACCGCGGCGACGCCCAGACCGACGCATGCGAACCCGATGAGCGCGGGCACCACTCCCCCGGCCATCAGCGCGCAGGCGAGCCCCGAGCCGGCCAGCACGCTGCCCACGAGGACGACACGGCCGTCGCCCCAGCGACTGCGCCAGCCGTCCGCGAAGAGCCGGGCGAGGAGCATCATGCCCGACACCACAGCGATGCCCAGGGGTGCGATCTGCCCCGACGCGCCGGCGACGTCCTTCATGTACAGGGTCGACCAGTCGTTCATCGAGCCCTCGGTGACGGTGCCGAAGACCATGGCGCAGCACATCCACAGGGCCACGCGACTGGGCATTCTCCAAGCGGTACGAGGCTTCTTCCTCGGCCCGTCGGCCGACTTGTCGACCGGCCTGTCGTCGGCCAGCAGACCGCCCTGCGCACCTGCGGCGGTGAGCACGAGAAGGACTGCCGCGACGCAGAAGTGCGCCATGACGGACGAGGTCGCCGTGAGCACTGCCGAGGCGAGGATCGCCGCGAGCAGGGAGCCCGCACTGAACGTGGCGTGCAGCCTCGCCATGGTGGTGCGTTCGTACCGTGCCTCAAGGGCCGCACCCTGGGCGTTCATAGCGGTGTTCAGGCATCCGACGAACACACCGTCCACACACAGCACCAGGAGTGCCGTCGGATAGTTCGGCGCTGCGGCCAGGGCGACGAGCACCCCGGCGAGGGCAAGCGTCGACCAGAGCGAGAGCAGCCGTGACCCCACCCGTCCGACCAGGTACATCACTATGGGGAACGACACGGACGCGCCGACGCCGGCCGCCATCAGCAGGATGCCCACCTGGGCCGGTGTCAGGCCGAGGTCCGCCTTGATGGCCGGGATGCGCGCGGCCCAGGTGGCGTACTGGAAGCCGAGGGAGCAGAAGAGGGCTCCCGTGGCCAACTGGCCTCGGCGGAAGGGAGTGAGGGCAAGGGACACGTGGTCAGCTCGATTCGTGTGGCGGGGAGGGACGGGGACCGTGGACGGGTACGGGCGCGGACATGTAGACGGCGGTGGAGCCGTAGCCGCCCGCGGTGACCGGTCGGGGATGCGCGGTGAAGCCGCAGGACGACCAGAAGCCCTCGCTGTCGCCGACCGCGACCAGTGACAGTTGCTCGTATCCATGCGTTCGCGCTGTCCCCGCGACGTGCTCCAGCAGCCGCCGTGCCATCCCTCCGCCGCGGAACGGTGGAGCGACGACGAGGTCGTGCAGGTGAAGGTTGCGCGAGACGAAGGCGGTCGTCTCGGACTGCCGCAGATCCGGGTAGCGGCCGGCCGGGTAGGGAAGGGCCAGCAGGTAGCCGACGGCCCTGCCGTCGGCCTCCAGTACGAAGCAGGTCTCGGGAGAGACCTCCGCCCGGGATCTCAGCGCCTCCCGGCCCTCCGAGAGGCCCAGCTCCCCGTATGCGGCGGCCTCCATGTCCGCGATGGCGTCCCAGTCCCGGTCTCCTGCCGGACGTATCAGCACATCGCCGTTCACCGGGTGCCGCCTGTGCAGACGCGGGGCAGCGGTGCGAAGCCGTTGAAGCCCTGGGTCATGTAGCTGACCGCGTACGCACCGCAGGAGACGATCTGTACCGGGTCTCCCGAGGCCAGGTCCTCCGGCACCTCCACAAGGCCGTGCGCGGGGGAATAGGCGTCGTCACTGTCGCAGGTGGGCCCCGCCACGACCGCGGAGACCGTTCGTCCCGCGGTATGTGAGGGGAAGACGAGGCGGTACTGCAGCATGTCCATCTCGTACAGGCCGTTGAACTTCCCGACGCCCAGGTACAGCCACCGCTGCCGGACACCATCGGGGAGGCAGCGTGCGGTCATCCGGACGACGTGGGTGTGAATCGTGCCGTGGTCGGCCACCAGGTAGCGCCCCGGCTCCATGACGATCCCGAGGTGTTCGCCATGGGCCCGGCGCAACGCCGCCATTCCCTCCCGGAGGACGAGGAAGATCTTGTCGATCGGCGGGCGCAGCGGGTTGCCGTGCCGGTCGAGGTAGTCGAGCGCGGGAAGCCCGCCGCCGAGGTTCACGTGGTCGAGGACGATCCCGCGCGCCGCGAGGGCCGCCAGCACTGCGTCCAACCGTTCGAAGGCCGCGAGCCAGGCGTCGGGGTTCATCTGCTGGGAACCCACGTGCACCGACAGGCCGGACGGGGCCAGACCGCCGGCCTCGGCCGCTGTCAGGATGCGCACGGCGTCGTCGGGGGAGCAGCCGAACTTGTGCTTCAGCCCCCACAGGGCTCCCTCGCCCGTGGTCGCCAGGCGGCAGTAGACCCGTGCTCCGGGAGCGTGGCGCACGAGGGCCGATACGTCCTCCTGGCTGTCCGTGGCGAAGTCCCGTACACCCAGGCGGTAGGCGGCGGCGATGTCCTGGTCCGACTTGACGGTGTTGCCGTAGTGCGTGCGGGAGAGCACGGCTCCGGCACGCAGCGCGTGCTCCAGTTCGGGCATGCTCGCCGCGTCGATCCCGGCTCCCAGCCCGATCAAGCAGTCCAGGACCTCGTCGACCGGGCACGCCTTCATGGCGAAGCGGACGTCGACACCGGGTACTTCGCGGCGCAGTGTCTCGTACCGCTCGCGCACGCCGTCCAGGTCGAAGACGATCCGGTCCTCTCCGGCCTGCCCTTCCCCGACAGGCGGCAGGCCGGGCTCGCCGGTCATCGGACCGCCCGCCGGGGCCTGGTCGCCGAGGCGTCGACAGGGGTGTTGCGCGCGGCGCGGACCAGTTCCCCCCACGCCTCGGTGAGGACGGCGAAGTCACCGATGTCCTCGCGGGCCTCTTCCAGGAGGCTCTCCCGCCGGGGCAGCAGCAGATCGGCGAATTCGGCGTACCTGCCGCCCAGCCGTCGGTAGGCGGAGTCGACCCGGTCGAGCCGCTCCCGGTTCTCCGCCTGGTCCAGCCCCATGCTCTGCCGGGCGAACCCCGCGACGAGGGGGCCCAGAACCTGCCCGCGCTCGTCGAGCAGCGACGGACCGGTTTCAGCCAGCCGGTCGTAGAGGGAATTGAAGTAGAGCATGGACAACAGGAACTTCACGAACCGCGTCTGATAGGCGACGAACCCGGCGTCGGTCCTGCGCTCGGCAGTGTGGAAATTGACGATGTCGCGGTTGTGCAGCACGCCGGGCAGTCCGGCACTCCGCACCAGGTGGATCAGAAAGTAGTCGCTGCCGATGGTGTCGGTGGCGGGAGGCAGCGGCACCCGGGCGTGCACGTCGTGGAAGGCGATGTTGCACATGTCCACCCGCATCGGGTCGACCAGGCCCAGTGTCGAGTTATCCCGCTCGAACGTCTTCGTTCCCGCGCCCCGGAAGGACTCCGTCACGAGCTGCCGTTTGCGCTCGGCCGGCCACTCCATCGGCGCCCACAGGCTGACCACGTCGTAGTAGACCTCGGGGTCGATACGCGCGACCTCGTCGATGTCCACGGACGGTTCGCCCACGAACGAGCCGCCCACCATCGCCACACGGCGGCCCGCCTGCTCCTCCGTCAGCACGGTCTCCGAGACGGCGTCCGCCGCATCCGCCGCGCGTCTGCCGAGGGAGGCGAGCTCGTGGTGGATGGGGAAGATCTCCCTGCCGTCCGGGTCTCTCTGGTAGTGGCTGTCGGAGTCCCGCCGGTGCACGGAAGAGCATCCGAGTGCGAAGGCGACGAGAAAGGCCCGGTTGGTGCAGGCGCCGTACGACAGTGCCTCCGGGAGCATCAGGTCGAGGAGCAGGCGGGGCTTCGCCACGTCGGCGCACCCTGTGACCCGCTCCAGGAAGTGCCGCTGCCCGGCCTCACTCAGGTGGTGCGTGACGATGCGGGGGTGCGCGGGCTGAGTACGCAGGACCTCGGCGTGCTCGGCGTACTGCGGAGGGGAACAGGTATCGAGCACGAGGAGATGTACCTCGACGTCGAAGTGGTCGACGGCGTAGGCCGCCTCCCGGACGAGGGCCGCGATCGTCGCGGGGCACGTCCGATTGGTCGGAAGGGCTAGGCAGACACGCCGCATATCGCCACCTCGGTCGGTTCGTCGGTGCTTTCGACCTTCCAAGGCTTCAGACCGAGGAGCTTCTCACCGAGTTCGTTCAGCGCGGCCGGCCCGTATCGCTCGCTCTCCGGCCTCACCGCGTCGCCGAGCAGGGTGCCGTTCCACGTGGGCGTGGTGACATCGCGCCAGGAAGCGACGCGCGAGCGACGCAGTTCCGTGTGACTGTCGAGGGCGGGCATCATCGACAGGTACTGCACGGCCCGGACACCCTCCTGGGAGAGGTTGGGTCCGACGCCATGGGCCAGGTGACCGTTGAATATCAACAGGTCACCGGCCTCCAGGACCGGCCGGACCACGGGAAGTTCGCTTCGGTCGATCGCCGGCCGGATCGGGTCGCGGTCGTCCGGCTGGAGCGCCGCCCAGCGGTCGAACGTGCGGAACAGCTCGGGGCAGCACTGGAAGCCACCGTGCTCCTCCGCGGTGTCGTTGAGCGCGATGATGCCCTGGACGCGCTGCGGGGGGATTCCCAGGGTGGTGTCCACGTCCCAGTGCAGTTCGATGTCGAAGCCGCGCTCACGGGGCTCGATCAGGGCCCGGTCACGGGTCTTGATGTTCGGCGGGTTCAGGTTCAGCCGGTCCAGCGTCACCCACAACTCCTCGCAGTCCCACACATCGACGAACGCGTCGTACACGCGCTGTGTCTGCCGGCTGTCCCAGAGGAGTTGGTGGTGGTACGCCTCGACGAAGCCGTAGATGTGCAGTTCCCGGTCGAGTTCGGAGCGGTACTGCCGCTCGTCGTACCAGCCTTCCGGACGGTCGGGGTCGAGGCCCTGGAAGTCCCAGGCGAAGTCCAGCAGACGCCGGGCCGCATCCGGAGAAATCGCCTGCTTGACCACGACGTAGCCATACGTCTGCCATGCCTCGAAGTCTGCCTCGGACAGCACCCGGAGAGGACGGGACTTCTTCACATCCCGCAACCGTACGGGCGTCAGATACGTCTCGCCGTCGGAGCTTAAGTAGGGGAGATCCGAGGCAGCCCGGTAGAGATAGTGATCAGCCGTTGGCATGTTCGCACTCCAGAAATTCGATTCGTCGGCGATCGCTCGACGCAGCCGTCCGGGCCCGTGGCGGACAACCACAACGCGCTTGGCGGTGGTCGCGACGCGATTGGAGCAGGGCACGCCGAAGAACGAAGTGGGTACTGATCTCCCGCATTCCGCGAGCGATCACCAGTTCGGCAACGATGGACTAGACCAATAGACCCTGTCAACGCACCGATCGATCGATCCGATACGTCAAGTGGCTTGAATTGATTGGCAGTCGATCGACCGCGCCATCAGCCGCCCGGCAGGCGCGAACAGGGACGCGACACCTCGCCGCCTCCGCGTCGGCGGCCGCCGGGGGCGGCCCGCCGGGAGAACCGGATCACTTGACACGAATACCTGACGTGGGGTCAGAATCGTCGGCATTGGTGCAGACCAATAGGCGGCCGGGCGGATGTGCCACGGGCGGTCTCTCATGCATGCCCGCGACCCCGCGAAAGGTGCCGACCATGTCCGTCAGAGGTAATACGGAGTTGCGGCAACTGGCACTCTCGGTCCTGCAACCGGGATTCGTGGGGACCACTCCGCCGGACTGGTTGCTGCGAGCCGTCCAGGACGGCTTGGGTTCCGTTGTGCTCTTCTCCCGCAACATCCTCTCGATCGAACAGGTCGCCCGGTTGACCGAGCGCCTGCGGGCCGAGAACCCCGACCTGATCGTAGCGATCGACGAGGAGTCCGGCGACGTCACACGGATCGAATCCGCCACCGGTTCGTCCCGCCCCGGGAACTTCGCTCTCGGATACGTCGACGACCCCG comes from the Streptomyces sp. NBC_00525 genome and includes:
- a CDS encoding DUF6271 family protein, which codes for MRRVCLALPTNRTCPATIAALVREAAYAVDHFDVEVHLLVLDTCSPPQYAEHAEVLRTQPAHPRIVTHHLSEAGQRHFLERVTGCADVAKPRLLLDLMLPEALSYGACTNRAFLVAFALGCSSVHRRDSDSHYQRDPDGREIFPIHHELASLGRRAADAADAVSETVLTEEQAGRRVAMVGGSFVGEPSVDIDEVARIDPEVYYDVVSLWAPMEWPAERKRQLVTESFRGAGTKTFERDNSTLGLVDPMRVDMCNIAFHDVHARVPLPPATDTIGSDYFLIHLVRSAGLPGVLHNRDIVNFHTAERRTDAGFVAYQTRFVKFLLSMLYFNSLYDRLAETGPSLLDERGQVLGPLVAGFARQSMGLDQAENRERLDRVDSAYRRLGGRYAEFADLLLPRRESLLEEAREDIGDFAVLTEAWGELVRAARNTPVDASATRPRRAVR
- a CDS encoding MFS transporter — translated: MSLALTPFRRGQLATGALFCSLGFQYATWAARIPAIKADLGLTPAQVGILLMAAGVGASVSFPIVMYLVGRVGSRLLSLWSTLALAGVLVALAAAPNYPTALLVLCVDGVFVGCLNTAMNAQGAALEARYERTTMARLHATFSAGSLLAAILASAVLTATSSVMAHFCVAAVLLVLTAAGAQGGLLADDRPVDKSADGPRKKPRTAWRMPSRVALWMCCAMVFGTVTEGSMNDWSTLYMKDVAGASGQIAPLGIAVVSGMMLLARLFADGWRSRWGDGRVVLVGSVLAGSGLACALMAGGVVPALIGFACVGLGVAAVTPCVYVAAAREGTNTLPLVAAMGTTGLLAGPPVIGFVADASSLVWGLALVSLSALVVAVCSTRIGWEPSKAAPEAADDTSVPNDTSVSNDTSVSNDSVEENRR
- a CDS encoding type III PLP-dependent enzyme codes for the protein MTGEPGLPPVGEGQAGEDRIVFDLDGVRERYETLRREVPGVDVRFAMKACPVDEVLDCLIGLGAGIDAASMPELEHALRAGAVLSRTHYGNTVKSDQDIAAAYRLGVRDFATDSQEDVSALVRHAPGARVYCRLATTGEGALWGLKHKFGCSPDDAVRILTAAEAGGLAPSGLSVHVGSQQMNPDAWLAAFERLDAVLAALAARGIVLDHVNLGGGLPALDYLDRHGNPLRPPIDKIFLVLREGMAALRRAHGEHLGIVMEPGRYLVADHGTIHTHVVRMTARCLPDGVRQRWLYLGVGKFNGLYEMDMLQYRLVFPSHTAGRTVSAVVAGPTCDSDDAYSPAHGLVEVPEDLASGDPVQIVSCGAYAVSYMTQGFNGFAPLPRVCTGGTR
- a CDS encoding GNAT family N-acetyltransferase: MNGDVLIRPAGDRDWDAIADMEAAAYGELGLSEGREALRSRAEVSPETCFVLEADGRAVGYLLALPYPAGRYPDLRQSETTAFVSRNLHLHDLVVAPPFRGGGMARRLLEHVAGTARTHGYEQLSLVAVGDSEGFWSSCGFTAHPRPVTAGGYGSTAVYMSAPVPVHGPRPSPPHESS
- a CDS encoding phytanoyl-CoA dioxygenase family protein; the protein is MPTADHYLYRAASDLPYLSSDGETYLTPVRLRDVKKSRPLRVLSEADFEAWQTYGYVVVKQAISPDAARRLLDFAWDFQGLDPDRPEGWYDERQYRSELDRELHIYGFVEAYHHQLLWDSRQTQRVYDAFVDVWDCEELWVTLDRLNLNPPNIKTRDRALIEPRERGFDIELHWDVDTTLGIPPQRVQGIIALNDTAEEHGGFQCCPELFRTFDRWAALQPDDRDPIRPAIDRSELPVVRPVLEAGDLLIFNGHLAHGVGPNLSQEGVRAVQYLSMMPALDSHTELRRSRVASWRDVTTPTWNGTLLGDAVRPESERYGPAALNELGEKLLGLKPWKVESTDEPTEVAICGVSA